A region of the Phaseolus vulgaris cultivar G19833 chromosome 11, P. vulgaris v2.0, whole genome shotgun sequence genome:
GGACTGTGATGTCTTGGTAGGCTTGACCTTTTCTTCTATGTCGGATTCATGGTCATAAGAGATTTTCACGTTGACCAAAGTCTTCTCCTCCTCCATTGCAGATAATTTAAAAGTTGTTTTGTAGTATGACAATCCTTGACTTAGATAACCTCCTTCAATCACTTCCAAACCTATTTCATGTGAACCCTCATCAAACTCTGTGATCTTCTCCCTCTGGTAACTTGGGGACACATCTAAGATTAATTCCCAAAAGTTACAAGACAATTTAGAAGTTATAAGAAAATTTAGAATACTAAATAAAACTTTGAAATATGTATATGGAAAACTTAAAATCAATAtgattcaaaatagaaaaaacagtTTTTGTTGGCAGATAGGTTTTGTTACTTTTTTACAAAggtttaatactattttttgtcattaatttatatttattttgtttttaattaaaatataaccagttttagtttttagtttttacttTTGTAATTAATTTACAACATATAACATATTATACAATCTAATATGGAAATTTAACagaatatattttatgtaattttaataCTTTATACATTCATATCACTTCATGATATCAAACTAGTTACTAATGgctaaaacaaaatttatacaTACAAAGTTACACATGATAGTCACCAGACATTTTGtaaagaaaacaaatgaaagaaattgtaaaaatattaaaataaaataaattgaaaattatgtatttgttattttcaactgaaattcataaaaatgaaagaaaactattatttgaaagaatattaaattaattacttaattaaaattgtatgaCTATAAAGTcactgatatatatatatatatatatatatataaatgactgattttgaaaaaatattaatttttgtcactgtttttattttctttttcttctcttgttaatatagaaaaataaaacacgtagagtctaataaaaaaatgacattcttcattgttattaaataaaatttattcttcCATGGTAGTCATTTTTCAATCtacaatttattttcttcagGGTTGGAAAGAAATAAAGTTCCGAGAATGGAGGACTCAATCTTGAGtagattgtaaaaataaaaatctaaaaggctgaaaagaataatatttttacataaaatgatttcaaaagtTAAATAGAAATTTGATTTTTGATTCATTGGTAGAACAAAACAATCTATATGATGAAGTAGTAGAAATAGTAGAGGAAAACTCACCAGGCAAAAAGTTAAAGATGAGGAGTGTACCAACCCCTCCATCACCTTCAATCACTTGCACATCTTTCACAATATGAGGAAGGACCTTTGGAGCCACTGTTATGAAATCCTTGGATAGCACTGCCCAGAGGGCTTCCAATCTCACACTAAGCTCTGTTTGGGTGTTGAATTCCTTTATCATGGTTCTTATCTACGTGCTTTCACTCACTGGTATATGTTTGTATATGTAGTACCATGATGGGGAATCTTTATCATCTCATTCATATCTGAATATGAAATATGCTTCTGTCTTTATGTGAAGGATATGTTCTTTCAAACAACGTGTATTATAAAGAGAGTTTGGTCGGACACATTATTGAGATTCGATGCCGTCTAAGAAAATATTGTCGGTTGTGAAACTAAAAAACAATATCCCTGGAAATcgtaataaaatataagatatgCTCTGCAAATATTAGCAGTGGTAGATCTTAAAAGGAGGTGGGCATAATCAAATATAAGATATGCTCTACACATATTAGCCGTCCACATGGTGGATCTTAAAAGGAGGTGGAGAAGCCGTGGCAATCCTATCGTTAAATTCATCGCTTCCGACAGTTCTTCCTCAAGAACAGAGACAAGGAGTAGTGTTATTGATGATTAAGGAGGGTTTTTTTGTTCTGTATCATTTGTTATGTT
Encoded here:
- the LOC137821818 gene encoding phytohormone-binding protein CSBP; the encoded protein is MIKEFNTQTELSVRLEALWAVLSKDFITVAPKVLPHIVKDVQVIEGDGGVGTLLIFNFLPDVSPSYQREKITEFDEGSHEIGLEVIEGGYLSQGLSYYKTTFKLSAMEEEKTLVNVKISYDHESDIEEKVKPTKTSQSTLLYLRRLERYLLTGTA